AATAAGGAAGCCGGGCACAGCGGTTCCAATTTCGGTGTCGTTTACGGATATGTGGATGCTTACAATCAGGCATGGATGGCTAAACCAGAATTTTATTTCAATGTTCCCCGGAAATTGGTCGGCCTGTGGATCTGCAACACCTCATACACTTATGGTGTCATTACTTATGGTAATCAGTTCGGTTCTACGGGGGTAGCGACTCCTCTGAAAGAGATGAAAGGGTATTTCCAAGTGAATCTGGAATGTTATGATGCGAATGGCGGTCTGATCCGCACTTACAAACGTCTTTTAGCCGATTATCGTAACGGCCAACAACAGGTTGATCCTATCACGACATGGGATTATTGGGAAATCAATGCCGAAGGGGTGCAAAGTGTGAAATTCAACTTCGAGGGTTCGGATTCGGGAGCATACGGTTTGAATACTCCGGCTTATATCTGTATTGATGATATCACCATACAATAAAAAGAATACAAGGATATCCCTTCTGTCGGGGGTATCCCTGTTATTTTTCTAAAATCCACACATCATGCATCGTTTTCACTATTTTATTATTTCTGCCTGTATGCTGTTCACCTCCTGCAACAAGGATGAAGTCATTACCGAAGAAGTAGGAGGACAACCTATAATAGAACTTGACAGCGAGACCGGTATTTACACGGTCAAGGTCGATCACGAATTGACTATCGCCCCGACATACCAGAATGTTGAAGATGCTCTTTTTGCTTGGACGATAGACGGTACGCTGG
The Bacteroides luhongzhouii DNA segment above includes these coding regions:
- a CDS encoding DUF4465 domain-containing protein encodes the protein MKRKLRFLAGACLFTATALFSGCSSDDDFLMDPVDSGTSQTRAVTNSDGTLTITFDDFDPGMLAGPTSAGENLYSYQGYPQVTTIYDNTPEEYLFLSMFNTVGGSTEYSSGGIALSNWNIRSNQSGNTGDWWYSYLNQCSVYNTAVEAEGQNKEAGHSGSNFGVVYGYVDAYNQAWMAKPEFYFNVPRKLVGLWICNTSYTYGVITYGNQFGSTGVATPLKEMKGYFQVNLECYDANGGLIRTYKRLLADYRNGQQQVDPITTWDYWEINAEGVQSVKFNFEGSDSGAYGLNTPAYICIDDITIQ